The following are encoded together in the Salvia hispanica cultivar TCC Black 2014 chromosome 6, UniMelb_Shisp_WGS_1.0, whole genome shotgun sequence genome:
- the LOC125193727 gene encoding mannose-specific lectin alpha chain-like: MAKLFQTLIPVLSSIALLLAIANTARSQTTSFTYDFYGGPKPTDLLYQGDAHFPSDSTYLRLTNTDDSGNPLTYRVGRAVYSKPIQFWDDEGQVDFETTVKFIINPKSGDSNPADGLTFFIQPVGYPVGTARASFGIFDNSGKNPSVFAVEFDIYSNPNEPKHRHVGIDIGSNVSKNTTDVGDAILGQEVTARIDYEEATKVISVHVTAGSKTYEVSYVYDLSTILPQQVEVGISASTGGHAAIHDLISWYFTSTLVHTNIRQ, translated from the coding sequence ATGGCCAAGCTTTTCCAAACCCTAATTCCAGTGCTTTCCTCCATAGCCTTGCTCCTTGCCATCGCCAACACGGCACGGTCGCAGACGACCTCCTTCACCTATGATTTCTACGGCGGCCCGAAGCCAACTGACCTACTCTACCAAGGCGACGCCCACTTCCCATCCGACTCCACCTACCTCCGCTTGACCAACACCGACGACTCAGGCAACCCGTTGACGTACCGCGTTGGCCGAGCCGTGTATTCCAAGCCCATCCAATTTTGGGACGATGAAGGCCAGGTGGACTTTGAAACCACCGTAAAATTCATCATCAACCCCAAAAGCGGCGACTCAAACCCCGCCGATGgcctcaccttcttcatccaGCCTGTTGGATACCCAGTCGGAACCGCACGCGCTAGCTTTGGAATCTTCGACAATTCTGGTAAAAATCCGTCCGTCTTTGCCGTGGAATTCGACATCTACAGCAACCCTAATGAGCCAAAACATCGTCATGTTGGGATTGACATTGGATCAAATGTTTCCAAAAACACAACCGACGTCGGTGACGCAATTTTGGGGCAGGAGGTGACTGCCCGCATCGACTACGAGGAAGCTACCAAAGTCATCAGCGTTCACGTGACGGCGGGCTCAAAAACTTATGAGGTGAGCTATGTGTACGACTTGAGCACCATTCTCCCTCAGCAGGTTGAGGTCGGGATATCCGCATCCACTGGAGGCCACGCCGCCATTCACGACCTCATATCGTGGTATTTCACTTCCACTCTTGTGCATACCAACATTCGCCAGTAA